From the Microbispora sp. ZYX-F-249 genome, the window ACGAGCAGGCGAGAGGCCACCTGTTCGGCGGCGTGCCGATGACGTGGATGAACAAGACGGCGGCGGGTTTCCCGCTGTACCTGGCCGAGGCGCACGGCGCCCGCGTCACCGACCTGGACTGCCACGAGTACGTCGACCTCTGCCTCGGCGACACGGGCGCGATGGCGGGCCACTCGCCCCGGGCCACCGTGGAGGCGGTGGCCGACCGGTTCGGCCGGCTGGGCGGGGCCACGGTCATGATGCCGACCGAGGACGCCGCCTGGGTCGGCGCCGAGCTGGGCCGGCGGTTCGGCCTGCCCTACTGGAGCTTCTCGCTCACGGCCACGGACGCCAACCGGTGGGCGATCCGGCTGGCCAGGGCCATCACCGGCAGGCCCAAGATCCTCGTGAACAGCTACTGCTACCACGGCAGCGTCGACGAGGTGCTGATCGTGGTCGGCCCGGACGGCGAGCAGGTCTCGCGTGAAGGCAACGTCGGCGCGCCGGTCGACCCCACCGTCACCTCGCGCGTCGTCGAGTTCAACGACCTGCCCTCGCTGGAGCGCGAACTGGCCTACGGCGACGTCGCGGCGGTCCTCATGGAGCCCGCCCTCACCAACATCGGGATCGTGCTGCCCGAGCCGGGTTACCTGGAGGGCGTGCGGGAGCTGACCCGGCGGTACGGCAGCCTGCTGATCAACGACGAGACGCACACCCTCTCGGCGGGGCCGGGCGGCTGCACGAAGGCGTGGGACCTGCACCCCGACATCGTCACGATCGGCAAGGCGATCGGCGGCGGCATCCCCAGCGGCGGGTACGGCCTGTCCGCCGAGGTCGCGGCGCGCATCGAGGCGATGGAGGGCCTCGACCTGGTCGACATGGGCGGCGTCGGCGGCACGTTGGCCGGCAACGCCCTGTCGGTCGCCGCGATGCGCGCGACGCTGGAGCACGTGCTCACCGACGACGCGTTCGCCGCCATGACCGAGCTGGCGACCCGCTTCACCAAGGGCGTCCAGGAGGTGATCGACGCCTACGGCCTGCCGTGGTCGGTCACCCAGCTCGGTGCGCGCGCCGAGTATCGCTTCACCAGCCCGGCGCCCCGCGACGGCGGCGAGTCGAACGCGGCAGGCGACCCCGACCTGGACGACTACCTGCACGTCTACCTGGCCAACCGGGGCGTGCTGCTCACGCCGTTCCACAACATGGCGCTGATGTCGCCCGCCACCACCGAGGCGGACGTGGACCTCCACCACGAGGTGTTCGCCGCGGCCGTGGCGGACCTGGTCTCGTGAGCCCCGCCGCATGAACGTGGACGAGATCGACAGGGTCCTGCTGCGCGAGCTGCAGCGGGACGGCCGGGCCTCCTACACCGCGCTGGCCGAGGCCACCGGCCTGTCGGCGCCCGCCGTACGGCAACGCGTGCAGCGGCTGCGCGACGAGGGCGTCGTGCAGATCGTCGGCGTCACCGACCCGATGGCGCTGGGCCTGCCGGTCATGGCGCTGATCGGCGTCCGCGTCGACAGCGACGTGCACGAGGTCGCCGACCGGATCAGCGAGCTGTCCGGCGTGATCTACGTGGTGCTCACGGCGGGCTCGTTCGACCTGTTCGCCGAGGTGGTGTGCCGGGAGCCGGCCGAGCTCCTGACCGTGCTCAACGACCACGTCAAGCGGGTGCCGGGCGTCACCCGGGCCGAGGCGTTCACCTATTTCGGGATCCACACCCACCGGTTCGCCTGGCCCGGCGTGTGAGGCCCTAAAGGGCTTTCAGGAACCGCGCGGCGATGGGCACGGCGGCGCCACGGCCGGTGCCGCCGTGCTCGACGAACACGGCGAAGGCGAGGTCGCCCCGATAACCGATGAACCAGGCGTGGTCCTGCCCGCCCTGCCAGTCCTCGGCGGTGCCGGTCTTGCCCGCGACCCCCTGGGGCAGCTCCGACCCGGCGGCGGTCCCGTCGACCGTGACCGCGCTCATCAGCGAACGCAGTCCCTCCGCCACGTTGGACGGCAGAGGCACGCTCTGCGGCAGCTCCCCCTGCGACGCCTCGTCCGCCAGCGGGCGAGCCGGCCGCCACTCGCCGCTCTCCACGGCGGCGGCGACCAGCGCCATGCACAGCGGGGTCGCCTCGACCGTGCCCTGGCCGAATGAGTCCTCCGCGAGCGCGTCCGGGTTCTCCGGCCGCCGCAGGCTGCCGCACGTGCTCGTGCCGCCGCTCTCCCCCGGCACCCCGAAGCCGAACGCCCTGGCCTGGTCGACCAGCGTGTCGCCGCTCAGCCGCTCGATCGTCAGCCGGGCGAACGTGGTGTTGCACGACAGGGCGAACGCCTGCCGCAGCGTCACCGTCCCGTGGTTCTCGTTGCGGTAGTTGGGGATCGACCGGTGCATCGGGATCTGGTAGGCCGCCGGGCAGTCCACCGTGCTGTCCGGGGACAGCCCGTTGCCGAGCAGCGCCGCCGCCGTGATCGTCTTGAACGTCGAGCCGGGTGCGTACTTGCGCTCGAACGCCCCGCGGCCGCCCAGGCGGTCGGCGACCGCGAGGATCTCCCCCGTCGACGACCGCACGGCCACGATGGCGCCGCGCTGCACGCCGTCGAGCGCCCGGGCCGCCGCGGCCTGCGTCGCGTAGTCGATCGTGGTCCGTACGCCGGCCGGCCGCTTGTCCGGCTTGTAGGACAGGACGGTCTTCGACGGCAGGCCCGGATTGTCGACCTCGAGCGTCCACCCCACGGCCACGCCCGTCGCGGGCGCCACTCCCTGGTCCACCAGGTTCTGGAGGTACGCCTCGGCGCCCGAGTTGCGCGGGAACTCCCGCCCGCCCCTGGTCACCGGCTGCAGCGGTCCCACCTCCGGCGCGGTCCTGACGAGACTGCCGCCCGGCTGGATCTCCGGATGCAGGACCGACGGCGTCCAGAGCACCTTCCAGGTGAGGTCCCGCACGGCGAGATGCAGGCTGGAGTCGAAGCGCCAGGTGCCGGCGTCCTGCTCGTCCCGCTCCTGTGTGAACGGGATCTCGGCCGTCTCGTCCCCGGTGCGGACCATGTCGCCGACCGCGATCCGCAGCGAGCGGGACAGAGCGGCGTCCTCGAACGCGCGGTGCTGGTCCGCGAAGTCGCCGGGGGGCTCGTCGACCAGGTCGCGCATGGCGTCGTAGTCGCCCTTGACCCAGGCCTGGAAATAGGCGGCGGCCGTCTCGTCCGGAGAGCCTTCCGGGGAGCCTGCGGGGGACGGCTCGGGACTCGACTCGGGGCGAAGCTGAAGCGTCTGCGGGCCGGCGGGAGCGAGTGTCCCCCGCGGCGCGGCGACGAAGTCCGAGTCGGTCCCCTGCCTGCCGGAGACAATGAGTCCGACAACGCCGAAGACGAAGATGGCCGCGGCGACCATGACGAGGGCGAGCAGGGCCCTGTTCCGCATACGGTTCTCATATCACGCGAAAGGAGTCATAGGTGGCAAGGAGCAGAGAACCGTTGCCAGGCCGCTACCCGGTGACCTTCGGCGAGGTGGAGCTCCTGCGCGATCTCGACCGGCCGGACGGATGGATGCTGATCAGGGACGGCGTCCCCCAGTCGTACGTGGACCTGACCGATCCCACCTATCTGGACTTCTCCTACACCCAGCTCATGGCGAGCGTGATCGACTGCCTGCCCGATGGCCC encodes:
- a CDS encoding penicillin-binding transpeptidase domain-containing protein — translated: MRNRALLALVMVAAAIFVFGVVGLIVSGRQGTDSDFVAAPRGTLAPAGPQTLQLRPESSPEPSPAGSPEGSPDETAAAYFQAWVKGDYDAMRDLVDEPPGDFADQHRAFEDAALSRSLRIAVGDMVRTGDETAEIPFTQERDEQDAGTWRFDSSLHLAVRDLTWKVLWTPSVLHPEIQPGGSLVRTAPEVGPLQPVTRGGREFPRNSGAEAYLQNLVDQGVAPATGVAVGWTLEVDNPGLPSKTVLSYKPDKRPAGVRTTIDYATQAAAARALDGVQRGAIVAVRSSTGEILAVADRLGGRGAFERKYAPGSTFKTITAAALLGNGLSPDSTVDCPAAYQIPMHRSIPNYRNENHGTVTLRQAFALSCNTTFARLTIERLSGDTLVDQARAFGFGVPGESGGTSTCGSLRRPENPDALAEDSFGQGTVEATPLCMALVAAAVESGEWRPARPLADEASQGELPQSVPLPSNVAEGLRSLMSAVTVDGTAAGSELPQGVAGKTGTAEDWQGGQDHAWFIGYRGDLAFAVFVEHGGTGRGAAVPIAARFLKAL
- a CDS encoding Lrp/AsnC family transcriptional regulator, with product MNVDEIDRVLLRELQRDGRASYTALAEATGLSAPAVRQRVQRLRDEGVVQIVGVTDPMALGLPVMALIGVRVDSDVHEVADRISELSGVIYVVLTAGSFDLFAEVVCREPAELLTVLNDHVKRVPGVTRAEAFTYFGIHTHRFAWPGV
- a CDS encoding transaminase, encoding MMIDRTRLARLLDRERAAFRERNPRSAAAYEQARGHLFGGVPMTWMNKTAAGFPLYLAEAHGARVTDLDCHEYVDLCLGDTGAMAGHSPRATVEAVADRFGRLGGATVMMPTEDAAWVGAELGRRFGLPYWSFSLTATDANRWAIRLARAITGRPKILVNSYCYHGSVDEVLIVVGPDGEQVSREGNVGAPVDPTVTSRVVEFNDLPSLERELAYGDVAAVLMEPALTNIGIVLPEPGYLEGVRELTRRYGSLLINDETHTLSAGPGGCTKAWDLHPDIVTIGKAIGGGIPSGGYGLSAEVAARIEAMEGLDLVDMGGVGGTLAGNALSVAAMRATLEHVLTDDAFAAMTELATRFTKGVQEVIDAYGLPWSVTQLGARAEYRFTSPAPRDGGESNAAGDPDLDDYLHVYLANRGVLLTPFHNMALMSPATTEADVDLHHEVFAAAVADLVS